CGAATCCTTCCTTGATGTCCTCCCTCTTGAGCTTGTCGTTGCCGTGGGCGATGTggtgaggaagatgatgatgagttgAGACACTTACCACCAAACTTAGCGAATCCTTCCTTGATGTCCTCCCGCTTGAGCTTGTCGTTGCCGTGGGCGATGTGCAGCACCGTGCCGGTCGGTAACTTCAACTCATCCTTAGGAGGCTCCTGCAAGAACACATCATAATTAATACTGACAGTTCATAAGTCTAAGGTCGAGTTGCACTAAACCGTCagtcaccgttttagcgttcgctaagttttattgtatgggaagtttcatagttctctgctgcttgacgttgatcagtctgttaattgtggttggtgcaactggccctaagtagTGTAAAGGGTTACGACATATCAGGGAGGATGtggtagatatttaaaaatggaTTATCAGctcttgtatttattttcttctttttcaCAGGTTAGCTGAGTAACAATTATCGTCTATACTGAATGACTGCTTCTTCAGGAATGGCGATCCGCACAcccgttccatttgacagggAGTCAAGCGCCTCCTCAAATCAAATGTTCCTTTAcggtagaaataacataaaacaatctaaaataaaaccggccaagtgcgagtcggactcccgcatGAAAGGTTCCGTagccgtaccattacgcaaaaacggtaaaaaaatcacgtgtgttgtatggaagccctacttaaatatttattttattttgtttttagtatttcttgttatagcgacagaaaaagccgttgctgttaatatgataagctaaaacaaacattagaaaactaagggattcagatcgaaggtcattagGTGTGTTAATTTTAGGACTGTATCCACTGCTAAATTATAATGCCAGAATATATTACCTGTTCCACATTCTTGGGTTTCTTCTCCTTCTTCTCTTTCTTGGCGGCATACTCTTCCTGCTTCTCGGCCACGTAGGCCTCCTGCCACTTCCTGATCAGCTCGTTCTCTTCGTACTTCACGTCGCTCTGTTCCAGGAACTTTTGTGCCTGTGGACATGGTCATTTTATACTATTAAAACTAGttcctacgtcaattcttgggattagttgacAAGCGGGCCCCAGGCCCCCATgagaaacaaaattgtcagtgttttattcaattttaaatttttgagaccAGTGaaattgtgtcgcttaacttcaaactcagcaaatatctaccctattaccttttcttaataccaaaatcgcatagtCTTGACACatggatttatccgagtttggAGTTAAGTGACTCAATTGCTCTCATCAAATCAATAACTTTTAACATTTTGAAGATTGGAGAACATGATAAATTGAGCAACAAGCCAGAGTTTAGCAGTGTAAAATTAGATAAATGTTTAACTTAAGTTTGCACTGATGCACTCATAAAGACTAAGTAAAAGATaaattgtcaccatacctgttcTTTAGTCTTAAATGTGGCAAACACTGATCCCTTGAACAGCCGCTTCTTAGTCTTGTTGTCCTGGTATCTCCTCATGATGACGTTCTCCACCTCCTCAAACTGTTTGAAGTACTTCAGGACATCATCAAGAGCTGCATCCTTGGGGAAacctttaattaaaacaaaaacattattttgctAATCCTTACGgcctggccacgacatcgcgcggtggcggcagcggcggccataagtgggaacgaaaggtccgatcgctgtctcgctccagcctatggccgccgccgcgcgatgtcgtggccgggccgttatacacacatacatataatcacacctaattcccggaggggtaggcagagaccacggatttccacttgctacaatcctgacatacctctttcacttccttcactttcataacattcctcatacacgctcgccggtttagggtgctcttgacctggcctttcgtcaggatttccccgatttgatcagagaaacttaatcttaataataatgtgCTAAAGTTGATGTGCGGGCAGAACAAAACATGGCAACTATCTATTATAGCtttgcaaaattttattttttttggatgGTTGTATCTATATGACGCAACGTGCTCTTTAtatctgggtgcgtagccaacgtgccaaccgtttacgctccatagcgaacgaaacgcaactgtcactgttgcactaatatggaagactGAAAGAGAGACCCACAGCGTTTCGCGTTTCGTTAttgtagcgcaagcgattgtcaccctGGTAGTGAATACACGAATTTGACGAtttttaccccccccccccctccttgaaacacctggtcacatttggcaaccccctcccccctggtgtgacgtcacatatttgGCAATTTATCATAGTAAAACTCTAGGGTATGTttcgcgaaactgcgtagggggcgccagggcgccactaccaccaTCTgaaactatcgtgaaacaagaaaatttctttatctaccatctctgtcactctttcatattcgagcgataaagaggcagatagtaaaatttcggattcgcgtttcccggtaggtcctctctctgtaaacaaaccgccttggtgcatcaatgtcatattttattatctctctatctctgaaaacttgtcaaaaaaggtacagtatgtataagttactctatggtttactaaaaaggctagttctgcactggtggcagaacattgcagtaatatcccctattagctGTAGAGTGAATACCAAAAAGTCCAAATATTCGGAAACAAGTGacgttaaagtgacgtcacaaagtttgtcacattttcttttGTTGTCACCTTTGGCGTACACTGTGCGGCCCTGGACTTCCTTACGGCGCTCCTCGTTCATCTCGGGTAGGGGCATGTCGGGGCTTCTGCGGACCTTCTTGTTGTCTTCTGAGATCTGGaaagtttacattttttatcagtacagtaaaaaaaaaaaacattggatTCCAATATGAAAGTGCTATACACAACTGAGTTTGAATAGCGCAAgcagcaatgtgacagacagagagagtTACACCGTAAGGATTACTTTACTTTTGTACCTCTTAAGTTAAGGTATGGAACCCTGAAAgtcataatatatatagtgttCACCATTAACAGTCTACAAATACGTCATAGACCTGCtgtcatatttttttcctttaaaataGTACACATACATACAAGTAGTACATTagtcgatttacaagagctggcacggatgaatgaatgaaaatatctatgTGTGTCGAAAAAAGAGGAAACCTACTCATCTAACTTTAGGAGTATTTGTTATGGGGTACCCCAGGGAAGTGTGTTGGGcccactattgtttttaatttacattaacGATATGCCTAAAGCTACGGTACACCCGATGGTTCTCTTTGCAGATGATAGCACCATTATTTTTTCTGGACAAAATATAGAATCATATGAAACTGACATAAATAATACCTTAGAAACTATTATAGAATGGCTTGATAACAATAATCTTAGAATAAACCTggacaaaacaaatattatgacatttaaGCAAAGAACCAAATCTACTAGTTTAAACATAGTTTATAAGGGACATAAAGTGAATGAAACGgacataacgaaatttctagGATTAAGTATAGATAATAAGTTGACATGGAAAACACAAACtgacaatatatgtaataaattaagtaaatattcataCGCGTTgtacaatttgaaaaaaatcgcAAACGAATCGACACTTTTAACCACCTATCATGCTTATGTCACATCTAATTTAAGATATGGTATCCTTTTTTGGGGAAACTCCACcaataaagaatttttatttaagGCTCAGAAGAAATGCATACGAACAATTTGCGGTGTCCCAGAAAGTGAGCCATGTAAACCATTTTTTAAGAGTCtcaaaattcttacattgccatgtttgtatatatacgAAATGGCcaattttgtaaatacaaaCCACAGCCTATTTAGTAAGTTTAAAAGCGTTCGCCTTCAAAACAAACTAAAGTCTATGCAAAAAGTACCAAATAAAACGGCACTTCTACAAAAAAGCATACTTGGAATGGctcacaaaatatataacaagttaccggcgaatataattgcatgtaaaaacaagaataatgtttttaaaaaaaacctaaaagcttttcttaccgagaaagcatattactctattaaagaatttttgactgaattacctaattaagatttactgcatgacataaccctgttttgactattattgtttttctgtgatattatgattagcgtgtatttttattgaatttgtatgccaataggcacgacatagtgatactgaaatatgtatttaacatcttgtaacttacctatgttgaacaaataaatctttgaatctttgtatcacattaaccaataaaatgatGGCTGACTGTATACGGTGTCTCTCATACAATGAAAGTTTTGTTTATTCCATTTGTGCCAGCTTTAATGAATCAACCTGTATATCTGGATCTCCAAAACAATTTGTAAACTTTAACAACAAACATTACTCCTTCTAAGCTCTGTTTTTATATGATAATCATACATCGGGatttttggtgcgggaatgattttgTGTAAAagctttgtttattgtaaaataattaccaaactatgaattaaaatagtaagctccaaatgtgcttagaaatgttaaaatagtatcggtttttaaagatttttcctatttttggctagtgtaaaacattcccaCAACAAACACCCCGATGTATAATGATAATACATAAATAGGAAATTAATTGTCCACTACAATCATTTCtgattttgcatgaaataacgAAATGTGTCAGCATATTGGATAGCCAAAAGTTCAACCAAAgtgtaattttagtataaagtataaaGAGCTTAAGCATTTAAATCCAAATAATACCTTCTAATTTAAGATAACAAATGCCTACAAACCTCAAGTAGACCACTTCTGGACCTTCCTAACAGCTTAGCAATGAGCTCCAGGTCCGTAGTGAGCTTAGCGAGGCGGTTGAATTTGATGAGGATCTCAAACGGTATCCAGCCATCATCCAGCTTCACCTGCTCACGGAGGAACTTGTCACGTGGGAGGTTGAGGTCACCTGAAAAACGGGACGCATTAAATTGATCCCAATTCTTACTATTCTTATAAATCAGGGGACTCGAAATATTTTGAACACTAggccaggcctatggaactccgcgcgagctcggatttatacctacaactcgcttcccgccggcggtactAAAGCtggccagttggttgccacacgcgctcacgcacgcacgtcaccacGCGCATGTTTTCGTAACggacaaataacacagcttgtagtgtggatggatgcagaaacaacaaaataaaaaaattatcgttttttcctcttttgacagatgaggaaaagtaagtagatatTCTCAATATATACCAATCGTTGCGTTGCGTTATTCGTTTCCCGTCTTTCAATAGTGTGCCCTATCCATCTCCATTTCCGTGTCGCGATTTATTCGTCAATGGGTGTTTGCCGGCATATACTCCATAGGTCTTCATTACGAATAGTTTTTGGCCAGAAAAAGCGAAGGATCTACCTGAGCGACTTGTTGACGAAGACTTGAAGTTTATTTGTTAGGCCCTTCGTCACTCTCCACGTTTTGCAGCCAAAAAGCAACACTGATTTCACAATGGATTCGAAGAGGGAAAGTTTAACACGTCGCGTAAGCAAATTTGACTCCCAAACAGCCTTTAACTGAGCAAACGCAGCCTGCGCCTTCTTTATCCTGTGTCAACCAAAACCGGACCGGATCGGTCGTCGGTTTAGTCTAGATTGACCATTTTGGCAGTAAACATGttatttgtacatatttaatgTTACATTATGTTAATTGCAAAGTTTTCATTATGGTCTGTCAAGAGATTAACCTAATAACTACAGTGCAGTAACTCATCATCGGACATGAAGATGAAATGAAACattatatagtttttatttttggattctaAGAGCAGTGAACTATTTGATAGGCATTAGCGTTTCTATATACCATGATTAACATGtataaattatacaataaatattctgttTGATCGCaatcatcgcggtcaacctaacacactcctcctcgcttctctcgtcgtcgcacctatcttgtctctgttacttaaatttactgttccaaatgattgattttaatttgtcaagtagtggtttcaacttgcgggtcaaatatctcggccatttttgattttagagaaaagtttttcctacaaaacatgcctattttagcgtattctctacgataacacaataaaaagtaggtgtcataataacatcactccgatgaaaaaaaaattaagtgtcggcaccccctttgctttagtccaacccaaACATGTACTAATCCAAAACGATGTTAAGCGCGCAGTAAACTACATTTATATACTGTAACTACAAAACTAAATCATGTTCGTAATAAAAGATCCTTGACCAAACGATAAAATGCAGTTGCAATTTGCAACGAGTGTATTTGAAAGCAAACATGACTCACCGAAATAATATTCGACCTGCCGAATTATAGCACTCTCCAGCTCTGCTTCATCCATGGGCTCAGGTTTTGCCCCATTTTCTGCTTTCTCCTCTTTTCCATTACTCTCCGCGGCTACTTCAGCTACTTTTTCTTCAGTCATTTTCGGATTGATATAACTCACAACACAATGTTGCAATGTGGTGCAATTAAGCACACGTAGTATGTATGTAGATTTAACGAATACACTGAAAACTACCAGTGAAAATCAAGGAGTTTTCACGGAATTATTTGAAATTTCTGCTGATAAGTATtatattgggaccgtgcacgacgacagcgccgCCTAGCGGGCGCAACTTTGGGATAATCTGTCACAAAATTTTCAAACGAGAAGTAAGTAAAcatcgtaataatttcaatgaaatCTAATGATTTTACAGTATATTAGACATATTTGGACGGTGGTTGTATTGCCAATTACATTAGCATTGTGGTTTTCAGTTAAAAATGAACGTGCTTGTGACGGAAACAGGGTTTCGTGCCATTACTCATGAAATTATCTTCCAGCCCGAAACaatgaataagggcaaaaatttGGTGTTAGCTGGGCACGTAGTGGAGGTGCAAGACATCCGGCAAGGCGACAGGAGCTCCATGATCAAAGCCAGAGTGGTTCGTCAAGCCTCTGTGACGGCGACAGCGTACAAGACAGCCTTAATTCTTAATACCAATCGTCATGTTACAAGTGTAACATGCGATTGTGTTTATAACAAAAGTGGAAAATGCAAGCACATTGCAGCACTAATTTACTACATCAATCATGAAGAGAGTTCCACTAAAACCAGCCAGGAACAAAGATGGGGCAAGCCAAGTGTCCGACAATTTACGAACGAAAAGTATTCCAAAGGCAGATACTTCCACGAAATGTATCCTACATCAAAAAAACACAAGTGTGAGGCTTTTCAGTTTGGTGTCTGAGATTTTAAGGAAGATTGTGCCTTGAAACGTGTACTGGAAGCTGCTGCAAAAAATTGTGCAGAAGATATTGAAATTTCCGTTAGCAAAGTTGTCCAAAATTTAGTAGAACAGACTGATATTAATATTCAAAGAGAAGATTGTGTGACATGCCttgaaaactttaatatttttagaaaagaGTTTGAAGTATACAAAAGTGATTCTAGTCTAGTTatagaaaaaacattaaaaaacttttatgaaacaAATGTTGTGTTGGAAGATaaagacatttttaaattatgtagtgACACAATAGAACAATCAATGTGCGAAGAGTGGTACTCGGCGAGGAAGCTAAGAATTTCTTCCAGTACTAATGTACACAACATAAAAGTACGTAAAACAAAAACAGTGGAGAGACTAGCACAACAGATTTTATTTCCAAATCCAATTGATTGCTCAGCTACTCAGTatggtaaaaataatgaaaagtaTGCATTGGAAGAATACCAAATTTTGACAACCTGCAGAGTAATTAGACTCGGAGTGATTGTTAGCAAAGATCAGCCTTGGTTGTGCACTAGTGTAGACGGTGTAGTTGTATGCTATGAATGTGTCAGAATGTTAGTAGAAGTTAAATGTCCTATATCTTGTAAAAACCAACCTATTGTAgattttgatataaaaaaatgtaacgtgCAATATTTGGAGTTTGTGAATGATGAACCAGAACTAAAAAGAAGCAAATTATATTATACCCAAATCCAAGTGCAAATGTATGTCACTGGTATGACTATATGTGATCTCTTTATATATTCACCAAAAGGTAGTTGCATAGTAAGAGTAGACAGAGACGAAGACTTTATTAAAGCagcaattttaaaaagtgaAGAATTTTACTTTGCTTATTATCTACCGCTCTTGTATTCTACAAGAACAAGCCAAAGTGAGAAAAACCAGCGTAGTTTTAcaggtaaaaatataattaatacaatGTTAGGTaattaacatttcaaatatgtaataaaaggtAACTATTACTGATCTCAATAAGTACAGTTAGcatcattattaaatataaatgacaTAAGTCAACTTCTACATTGTTTTCCTCTTCCAAGTCTTTGTGTTATGTTTTGAATTAAagatgtttgtgtaaaaaagaaTCACCTATTTATGTTGTTAGCTGTACTAAATActgattaattataaaattttagttaacagagttaaattatattaatgtttaaatgttgtaattgaaaatgtttattactgtttttttttatatgtacttataggtataGTAAAGTAGCTGAATATTGCAGTATCACACTAAGTTCAAAATTGCAATACACATTTCTAAATGTAAGTAAGGAACTTAACATTTTAATATCCTAGAATCCTAACATACCTAAATATATGACAAATGGtaggtatgtacagtcgaattcataaatatgcatacatttcttcacctaaTCCATTGAAATATGGTGATAAAATTTACACACATTTATGAACTTGACTGTACAGTAGACTTGTGAAGATCTTGATCAGTCCAGTGCTAGGTCATAACATACCTTAAATTGATTATCACATTTTCATAGGTCCACGGGCCCATGTTATAAATATGTGGCGTTCAATGCCTAATAATGGTTCCTTGtgctccatgtgcataaggGTCCATCAGGCATGAAAAGCAACATAACATTTACAGGTTTTATgtgtgaaataaaaacaaattaaaatgcaatgttttaatagctttttcaataatgtacaaatacataagtattgtaaaaaaaactgttgttttatttgttgGAAAATATAGGTGGTTGCAGGTTTACCAGTACACAACAAACATGTAAAATATCATCAatgtgataaaataaattttcaggaattttatgtaaaatCTGATAAATTTTTAGTCGCTGCATTATTCTTTCAACATGAATTCTGACTCGAGCTATTTTATAAGTTGCATCTGTCTCTTCTCTTGTAAATTCACTTTTATTCTTGAGAAAAGGTGGCATAATAATAGCAATTTCTTTTCCACTTTCATCAATTACCTTTTTTATTGCCGGAAATCCCTTATCAGCCAATACAATGTCCCCATTTTCTAAGTAGTCGACTAATCCTGACTCTACTGTTATTTGTGAGTCACTTTTTCTTCCACCACTTACTTTTGACTTGAACGAAATGAAGCCTCCTGGAGTAATACCAATAAGCACTTTAGCTGTAAAACCCTTCTTATAGTGTGAGTAGCATAACACACGATTATCGACACTTGATGGTACTTCTATAGGAAACTCTATACAATCAATAATTACTCGAGTGTTACTATACTCCGGACGGAAGCATTCTGGCATTGTCTGCTCCACAGCATTTTTGTTTGGCCAAAAAACCAAATTCGATGTAGCAGCTGCTATTTCTTCAACGTATGAGCAGAATATTCTTGACACTGTTGTTCTATGAATACCGAACAAAACACTCAGTGCTGAAAATGTGACACCAAGTTTCATTTTCATCAAGAAAAGTAGAAGTCTATCTTTTTCGCTCACCatatatttgtgatttttttgtgtagtttttaataaaaagtagaAGTTGTTAAGAGTAACACCTGCAAGATCTAGAAGCTGTTCATCGGTTTTAATAGATTGAAATCcagcaaaatatttattgtcagTTATGGTGGCTCGATCCACAGAAATACTTTTAGCAGTATTACAGCCTcggtgttttgttattttaaaatccttCATAATCTTTGTACTGATATCTATTTCTGTTTGAACATCTGCATCACATGTTTCTTTTCCATAAAATATGTACCTGTTACAGGTAAACGTCTTTCCTGGATTTTGTCCATCTGGATATAGGTCCACTTGACATTCACTATCAATTTTTAAAGACACACTAACACTATTTTCTAGCAATTCAAACTCACTTGTATTACTAGCACTAGCACTAACTGCTTCTATTTTTTTCGCGTTTCTTCGTTCCATATAACGTTGAAACCTCGATATTGCGGCATTTTCGTCAATCCGCCTTGATTTGTACTCAGGGGGAAATATCCTTGGAACATAACTGGGACTGGCTTGTTCATCAGCTTTTCTACCACTGATAAAGTGAGCACTGCAAATTCTGTCGTCCGGTTTTGGGTGCCATAGAGATCCATCGGGActgtaacaaaataattcaCCGTCAAAACTTCATACGATTACaacataaatcaaattattgcgTATTTAAGGAAGGTATGATTTTAGAGGTTAGGATAGGTGACTTACTTTATTCTTCTTACGGCAATTATCCATTTATTGCGCTGTTCTTGTTTCCACAATGTTGTAGGAAATCTATAAAATTTGCAGTCACTATTTCTGCTAGTGTTTTCACAATTTATAACAACACAGCTTGCTGTGTAGACcatttttatcttaaaaacATCGAATGTTTACTACAAAATCATACATTTGACAGGACATGCCTCCCGACGTAGATGACTTTTTTAGCCGTAGTGAGCGCTGTGATCGTTTCGGCTTCCCTCACCACCCGCTTTGCACGGAGCGAATAGCACGTGTTTCTGCTTCCTTCCTTTCCCACATGCACCGGCAAGAAAGTATCTTAAGTATCTCTTATTAGTCTGTGGGCAAGAACATagaccaaagagtatataaccactaggaccaaagagtattgtaatatatttataaggtactccacactcgtgcgcgaattgcggcgcgcAGCCGCGAAGGTGAGTGTGGAGACTAGTTCGATAATCAGCGAGATCAActctacactcgcgttcgcggcttcgcgccgcgtagtctggagcttAACGTACGGGTTTCTTTTTCAAAAACACAAAATTCAAAGTACacacaataatataaaagaGAAGCAAATGTCCTCAACTCAATTTTAGAAAACTGATATTatattgattttcattacattgcggtatctgttcaaacttttgtattaaatttaccttagtagtcggcaatgtaaaataaattgcatgcaagttattgctagtctaaaccatAGATTagtagtctaaacctcgctttaggctTGAGTGGTGGAGGGAACTGTCAGAACgtgatagtcttatgtatctttcagtaggagtagcagagaaagcgttattattgtttgtccttgtctcaaattatttttcgtTTCCTAccgttttgtatggtttatggtgggctacaaataccgtacttacgtgtgaaaggttacgttctcatatttttgctcagagcggctattacagccgattacagaacaattcaccattattttatcaattcaaaacgctaaccatcactatgttttataagagaaagcacaatttcatagaaaacaacaataattaaacaagcaacgaacaagcatgacatgtcacgtacttatttgtttgccacaatttcgattgtggcagcggtggaaaagtgaaactatgacaaagacaaaaagtaatatattgctctctgtcactactactgaaagatacataagactatcccgttcggtcatttcgccccacccctcatgaccgatccatgttatactagattcatgggtattttacaccttcctcttaacgcaatatgtgagaataacatcgtaaaattacgttacactcaaagcaatgtagaatcaaacgattttaataaaaatatcacaattatttacgcaaattatcaaaacattatttgtaaaattatccgcccaaattacgtaggttgtttgtggtaatggtcatttttggctattttcttaaataacttcttaagtatttattttaaaattacaaaaaactatatttgagattctcataacgagctctttcatttgatatgtaacacgatatagttttaaaaactttattttggcccccatgtttaaaatttatttgtttacgttacatgttcgtctttagGTCACAAAATTACGTATGTGTactaattggtccagtagtttcggaaaaaataggctgtgacagacggacagacagacgcagagacgtacgagtgatcctataagggttccgttttttccttttgaggtacggaaccctaaaaatataaaatttaattactttcTTCTAAGGACAAAAAAACCTGcagtaaaaagtagaatgacccaGGTAACAAAAGGCTGGCCAGATTTGGCGGTTTTAAGATCAAACTGTaaagttataaaacttataaatgtaAGAAATAGTTAACTTACAACATATTATATGTATCGTTTGTGGCAATTTATgggttgtttaaaaaataaagttaagtattataatgtttttattattgcaGTCTTTGGTTTTCATTTCTTAATACAATTATATCAAACCTATACTTATTCTAAACAAACAGGTCCTTATTTATTAATCAAATCAAAACCTTGTTTACACATTCATTGTATCAAGTTTGCTGAGTTGTCCTCGGAACGAAGTAAAAAACCCGGCTTCTTGACATATCAATGTGtacaaaaaatcataaaaagctTATACGAATATGAATCAGAAATATCACAAATCAAATTGCTATCATTGCAGTGTATCATAAGACACTTGAAAGaattgttaaattttcaattgTCCTCCGGTGCAATAATGAGAACATCGTCAGTCTGTAAggaaaaatatttcatattagtgcgattttaaaaataagttcattTAATTTAG
This DNA window, taken from Cydia strobilella chromosome 4, ilCydStro3.1, whole genome shotgun sequence, encodes the following:
- the LOC134740463 gene encoding uncharacterized protein LOC134740463, giving the protein MVYTASCVVINCENTSRNSDCKFYRFPTTLWKQEQRNKWIIAVRRINPDGSLWHPKPDDRICSAHFISGRKADEQASPSYVPRIFPPEYKSRRIDENAAISRFQRYMERRNAKKIEAVSASASNTSEFELLENSVSVSLKIDSECQVDLYPDGQNPGKTFTCNRYIFYGKETCDADVQTEIDISTKIMKDFKITKHRGCNTAKSISVDRATITDNKYFAGFQSIKTDEQLLDLAGVTLNNFYFLLKTTQKNHKYMVSEKDRLLLFLMKMKLGVTFSALSVLFGIHRTTVSRIFCSYVEEIAAATSNLVFWPNKNAVEQTMPECFRPEYSNTRVIIDCIEFPIEVPSSVDNRVLCYSHYKKGFTAKVLIGITPGGFISFKSKVSGGRKSDSQITVESGLVDYLENGDIVLADKGFPAIKKVIDESGKEIAIIMPPFLKNKSEFTREETDATYKIARVRIHVERIMQRLKIYQILHKIPENLFYHIDDILHVCCVLVNLQPPIFSNK
- the LOC134740464 gene encoding la protein homolog; its protein translation is MTEEKVAEVAAESNGKEEKAENGAKPEPMDEAELESAIIRQVEYYFGDLNLPRDKFLREQVKLDDGWIPFEILIKFNRLAKLTTDLELIAKLLGRSRSGLLEISEDNKKVRRSPDMPLPEMNEERRKEVQGRTVYAKGFPKDAALDDVLKYFKQFEEVENVIMRRYQDNKTKKRLFKGSVFATFKTKEQAQKFLEQSDVKYEENELIRKWQEAYVAEKQEEYAAKKEKKEKKPKNVEQEPPKDELKLPTGTVLHIAHGNDKLKREDIKEGFAKFGEYEIAYVDSNLGDTQGWVRFAKENAAKEIFEKIPDGKLTVADTEVTVKLLGEEEEAAYLTKTIEHMRKRRFNYKNNKHHNKGRNFKGKQGGRKRRQDQHDDGPAAKVKADS